Proteins encoded in a region of the Vicia villosa cultivar HV-30 ecotype Madison, WI linkage group LG5, Vvil1.0, whole genome shotgun sequence genome:
- the LOC131604778 gene encoding uncharacterized protein LOC131604778 has product MSWDKLTNTKKEGGLGFRYLKAFNMAMVAKQGWNLISKPHTLVSKNFKARYYPNTSFFDANIGFNPSFVWRSLWKAREVLMLGCRWSIGDGSQIMAMNEPWLRGRREGCLIGPQKQAYEDILQVPLLKEVVKDRLIWKEEQNGVYSVCSGYRLWRSLEDRKVAGRFAVVMNVIWKNKNDLIWHNEKEEASKLGLIAFHNWHDWFMAQRNQERNENLQNVTSWNPPPKGWLKCNVDARFNKQWGTTNGGWCVRDKSGNFVVAGVAWDIGTLSILEAEASAIKEAIESAIALHLENVIFESDARHVVQAIHSNHKGDSEFSLIIMYIRNLLHISSNFEVKFVKRQVNSVAHSLVKVANSWSRCSVTNVNPPCIQSIILNEMR; this is encoded by the exons ATGTCGTGGGATAAATTAACAAATACAAAGAAGGAAGGTGGATTGGGTTTTAGATATCTGAAAGCTTTCAATATGGCTATGGTAGCAAAACAAGGATGGAACTTGATAAGCAAACCACACACGCTTGTCTCAAAAAATTTCAAAGCAAGGTATTACCCTAATACTTCTTTTTTCGATGCAAATATCGGGTTTAATCCTAGTTTTGTTTGGAGAAGTTTGTGGAAGGCTAGAGAAGTCTTAATGTTGGGTTGCAGGTGGAGTATAGGAGATGGTAGTCAAATTATGGCAATGAATGAACCTTGGCTTAGGGGAAGAAGAGAAGGTTGTCTTATTGGACCCCAAAAGCAAG CTTATGAAGACATCTTACAGGTCCCTTTGTTGAAGGAGGTAGTGAAGGATAGGTTGATTTGGAAAGAAGAACAAAATGGTGTGTATAGTGTTTGTTCGGGATACAGATTGTGGAGGAG CTTGGAGGATAGGAAGGTTGCAGGGAGATTTGCAGTTGTGATGAATGTAATTTGGAAGAATAAAAATGATCTTATTTGGCATAATGAGAAGGAGGAAGCATCCAAGTTGGGCTTGATTGCGTTTCATAATTGGCATGATTGGTTTATGGCTCAAAGAAATCAGGAGAGAAATGAAAATCTTCAGAATGTCACTAGTTGGAACCCGCCACCGAAAGGATGGTTAAAGTGCAATGTGGATGCGAGGTTTAATAAACAGTGGGGGACAACTAACGGAGGTTGGTGTGTGCGGGATAAAAGTGGAAATTTTGTTGTTGCAGGAGTTGCTTGGGATATTGGTACTCTCTCCATTCTTGAAGCGGAAGCTTCAGCCATTAAAGAAGCTATTGAAAGTGCTATAGCTTTGCATTTGGAAAATGTCATCTTTGAAAGCGACGCTCGGCATGTGGTTCAAGCCATCCACTCTAATCATAAGGGTGATTCTGAGTTTAGTTTAATTATTATGTATATTAGAAACTTGTTACatatttcttcaaactttgaggtgaaGTTCGTTAAGCGTCAAGTGAATTCGGTTGCCCACTCCCTTGTGAAGGtggccaattcttggtctagatgTAGTGTTACAAACGTGAATCCTCCTTGTATTCAATCTATTATCTTGAATGAAATGCGTTGA